From a single Aggregatilinea lenta genomic region:
- a CDS encoding aldo/keto reductase produces the protein MATTRLMRTLGRSGIEVSALGLGCWAIGGPFWASDGTAAGWGEVDDDESVRAIHHGLELGLNFLDTANVYGTGHSERVVARAVEDRRDQVVIATKFGNLFDESTRQITGSSAAPDDIRSACEASLRRLNTDYIDLYQLHINDYPADKAGIVRDTLESLVAEGKIRAYGWSTDFPERARVFAEGPHCASIQLNENVLEDNAAVIALCEQFNLAAINRGPLAMGLLTGKYNASSKLASDDVRGDRSPAWMAYFKDGKPSPEWLQKLDAIREILTSEGRTLAQGALAWLWARSPQTLPIPGFRTVAQVDENARAMQYGPLQPDQMREIDALLAREPVA, from the coding sequence ATGGCGACGACACGGTTAATGCGCACCCTGGGGCGCTCTGGCATCGAGGTAAGCGCGTTAGGCCTGGGTTGCTGGGCCATCGGCGGGCCGTTCTGGGCAAGCGATGGCACCGCTGCCGGTTGGGGCGAAGTGGACGACGACGAATCGGTCCGCGCCATCCATCACGGCCTGGAGCTGGGCCTGAACTTCCTTGACACGGCGAACGTCTATGGCACCGGGCACAGCGAGCGCGTCGTGGCGCGCGCCGTCGAGGACCGCCGCGATCAGGTCGTGATCGCGACCAAGTTCGGCAACCTCTTCGACGAATCCACGCGCCAGATCACCGGATCGAGCGCCGCGCCGGACGACATCCGCAGCGCGTGCGAAGCCTCGCTGCGCCGCCTGAACACGGACTACATCGACCTCTACCAGCTCCACATCAACGACTACCCGGCGGACAAAGCGGGCATCGTGCGCGACACGCTGGAGAGCCTCGTCGCGGAAGGCAAGATCCGTGCCTATGGCTGGAGTACCGACTTCCCGGAGCGGGCGCGCGTCTTCGCCGAGGGGCCGCATTGCGCGTCGATCCAGCTCAACGAAAACGTGCTGGAAGACAACGCCGCCGTAATCGCGCTTTGCGAGCAGTTCAATCTCGCGGCGATCAACCGGGGACCGCTGGCGATGGGACTGCTAACTGGCAAGTACAACGCCAGCTCCAAGCTGGCCTCGGACGACGTGCGCGGCGACCGCAGCCCGGCGTGGATGGCCTATTTCAAGGACGGCAAGCCCAGCCCGGAGTGGCTGCAAAAGCTCGACGCGATCCGCGAAATCCTCACCAGCGAAGGCCGTACCCTGGCCCAGGGTGCGCTGGCGTGGTTGTGGGCGCGCAGCCCGCAGACTCTGCCGATCCCCGGCTTCCGCACCGTCGCGCAGGTGGACGAGAACGCAAGGGCGATGCAGTACGGCCCGCTCCAGCCGGATCAAATGCGCGAGATTGACGCGCTGCTGGCCCGCGAGCCGGTCGCCTGA
- a CDS encoding response regulator transcription factor has protein sequence MIDQTNPFHILLIEDDDAVAQSLQDGLEREGFTVAWEPTGHEGIQYAREHNPHLIILDIRLPDGSGVDFCRQMRQLKLHQPILMLTVQRDEIDKVLGLEMGADDYMTKPYSLRELLSRLRALLRRAYGELSTINGGDILYVADLVLDRASGQVWRGNDLVNLTPIEFRLLTYFAQNRGQALSRRQILDAVWGYSAEVESDRTVNVHIRRLREKVEPDPDQPSIILTVPGIGYRFAG, from the coding sequence ATGATCGACCAGACAAACCCGTTCCACATCCTGTTGATCGAAGACGACGACGCGGTCGCCCAGAGCCTGCAAGACGGCCTGGAACGCGAGGGTTTCACCGTCGCGTGGGAACCGACTGGCCACGAGGGCATCCAGTACGCACGCGAGCATAACCCGCACCTGATCATCCTCGACATCCGGTTGCCGGACGGGTCCGGGGTGGATTTCTGCCGCCAGATGCGCCAACTCAAGCTGCACCAGCCCATCCTGATGTTGACCGTGCAGCGCGACGAGATCGACAAGGTGCTAGGCCTGGAAATGGGCGCGGACGACTACATGACCAAGCCCTACAGCCTGCGCGAACTGCTGTCGCGCCTGCGCGCGCTGCTGCGCCGGGCCTATGGTGAGCTATCCACCATCAACGGCGGCGATATCCTGTACGTGGCTGATCTGGTGCTGGATCGCGCCAGCGGCCAGGTGTGGCGCGGCAACGATCTGGTCAACCTGACGCCAATCGAGTTCAGGCTGCTGACCTACTTCGCACAGAATCGGGGCCAGGCCCTCAGCCGCCGCCAGATCCTCGACGCGGTGTGGGGCTACAGCGCCGAAGTCGAAAGCGACCGCACCGTGAACGTGCACATCCGCCGCCTGCGCGAGAAGGTCGAGCCGGACCCCGACCAGCCGAGCATCATCCTGACCGTGCCGGGCATCGGCTACCGCTTCGCAGGCTGA
- a CDS encoding sensor histidine kinase: MRLHSIRWRLTFSYAAIACLAALALGTVLLSTMRGYYAGKERAYLTANAESFEALLTTASAENVPISALQPQLKNLAFFANVRVRVIDGQGFALVDTGNPDDPYVISFVYAASDHVMDNLRFETISLAPVTATGASNAQGGGAVASASGDLWQVSIPPDATVYPSTGYVPLLQSQLGTQVGQAPAGANETIQAPAAKSEGTINVVSTLPLSSTFYGFALGDGVSSRKDIDVMRRSSQEVESTIVGANQGRVATLVLSDGPAYGSDIVQSTARGWLLASSIAILLAAAAGWIVSYQISKPLLALTEATTNMMAGDLSTRANIARRDELGVLALSFNAMADQIQEIVVTLQRFVADAAHELHTPLTALRTSLEVAQREAPSAAMQRAHEQVIRLERLTDGLLELSRVEARSGGEPPTPVDLGLLIRSTSELYASRAEQANLNYALSLPDDSPRVLGFAGQLGGVIANLMDNAIKFTPAGGSVSLTLRTVDQYVEMIVLDTGIGIPADDLPQLFERFRRGHNAVHYPGSGLGLAIAKAIVRAHGGTIAAESGDGGTTITVRLPQAPAPP, from the coding sequence ATGCGACTTCACTCTATCCGCTGGAGACTGACCTTCAGTTATGCCGCCATAGCGTGTCTGGCCGCCCTCGCGTTGGGGACCGTCTTGCTCAGCACGATGCGCGGCTACTATGCCGGGAAAGAACGCGCCTATCTCACCGCCAATGCCGAGAGCTTCGAAGCGCTGCTCACCACCGCCTCCGCCGAAAACGTGCCCATCAGTGCGCTGCAGCCCCAGCTCAAAAATCTGGCGTTCTTCGCCAACGTGCGCGTGCGCGTGATCGACGGCCAGGGCTTCGCGCTGGTCGATACGGGCAATCCTGACGATCCGTACGTGATCTCGTTCGTGTATGCCGCGTCCGATCACGTCATGGATAATCTGCGCTTCGAGACCATCTCGCTCGCCCCGGTTACGGCGACGGGCGCGAGCAACGCACAGGGCGGCGGTGCGGTCGCGTCGGCATCCGGTGACCTATGGCAGGTCAGCATCCCTCCCGATGCCACTGTCTATCCCTCAACCGGCTACGTCCCGCTGCTCCAATCCCAGCTTGGCACGCAGGTCGGTCAAGCGCCCGCCGGGGCCAACGAAACCATTCAAGCCCCGGCAGCCAAGTCCGAGGGGACGATCAACGTGGTGTCCACCCTGCCCCTATCGAGCACGTTTTACGGCTTCGCGCTGGGGGACGGGGTCAGCAGTCGCAAGGACATAGACGTCATGCGGCGCTCCAGCCAGGAAGTTGAGAGCACTATTGTCGGTGCCAATCAGGGGCGCGTCGCCACGCTCGTGCTGTCGGACGGTCCCGCCTACGGCAGCGACATCGTGCAAAGCACGGCGCGCGGCTGGCTGCTTGCCAGCAGCATCGCCATTTTGCTGGCAGCGGCAGCCGGCTGGATCGTCAGCTACCAGATCAGCAAGCCGCTGCTGGCACTGACCGAAGCCACCACTAACATGATGGCGGGCGACCTGTCCACACGGGCCAACATCGCGCGGCGCGACGAGCTTGGCGTGCTGGCGCTGTCGTTTAACGCCATGGCCGACCAGATCCAGGAAATCGTCGTCACGCTGCAACGCTTCGTCGCGGACGCCGCCCACGAGCTGCATACGCCGCTCACCGCGCTGCGCACCAGCCTGGAAGTGGCCCAACGTGAAGCGCCCTCCGCAGCCATGCAGCGCGCCCACGAGCAGGTGATCCGCCTGGAACGCCTGACCGATGGCCTGCTCGAACTATCCCGCGTCGAGGCCAGGTCGGGCGGGGAGCCGCCTACCCCCGTCGACCTGGGTCTGTTGATCCGGTCCACCAGTGAGCTGTACGCCTCGCGTGCCGAACAGGCCAATCTCAACTACGCGCTGTCCCTGCCCGACGACTCGCCGCGCGTGCTCGGTTTTGCCGGACAGTTGGGCGGCGTCATCGCCAACCTGATGGACAATGCAATCAAGTTCACACCCGCTGGCGGCAGCGTTTCCCTGACTCTGCGCACCGTGGATCAATACGTGGAGATGATCGTGCTTGATACGGGCATCGGCATCCCTGCCGACGACCTGCCACAGTTGTTCGAGCGCTTCCGCCGGGGCCACAACGCGGTTCACTACCCCGGCAGCGGTCTGGGACTAGCCATCGCGAAGGCGATCGTCAGGGCGCACGGCGGCACGATCGCGGCGGAAAGCGGGGACGGCGGCACGACGATCACCGTGCGGCTGCCGCAAGCTCCCGCCCCGCCCTGA
- a CDS encoding ABC transporter substrate-binding protein — protein MRVLKYLAAAALLLSVLVAAVGPLQAQGEDIVLQLAIPGYMEDMFNAGVLDQFEKDHPGIRVELVSSGGQVMTISFGSSAGRGDIEDVLDAREAYAQSADVLAVGSADLTPEVTRAGYFLDLAPLINSDPNLNSADFYTAVWQSFQWDGGAWALPVSADPILLFYDPAAFDAAGLPYPNTWQSFEDVEHAIRTLTQLKPDGTVESLGFRDEQGALNLLLRSLLDQGVYDESVSPSVPRFDLPALQDVLTGWAQMQADGLFNPPRTDGDLSPTLFDAPLTLSRSAFGFDVPDAAPKLPALLPGGYAGLDVNGFAVSSGTQHPEAAYELAKYLTTSAQVATSFIGGTPARRDVMAETVNNGPLVGRDAEASPELAALIPTALDQAFPVGETRFTEYLPQAIDAMVNDGLDASQALQQVEDTALARLSAASARRDAGPIAVATPVPTVELAPGEIALKVGVSSFMSPLPNQDRWDAFVDDFVARDPEVGDVQLESGRVGSLADMAQRYDCFYASGNVVPTADLSLLRSLDPLLSADPTFDPGGMVNGVMQQVQRDGQTWGLPVTIQPLAMRYNSDVFAQAGALTPVDGWTAEEFEYALEVLKTITGDAEPFVPRSSGNTYLLMLIAAYGGLPLDYSTTPPTINFTDPATVEAIRRVLDLARDGYIDYSELASTGNAVTISVVEGGATPLYTETLHGIGSIGGLGGGGMVAIASSAGSGDEAGAPAQPQTVDPLVTFPHGSVYTPMSYDISAAYISANTASVEACYRFISELSRRPDLLTEMPARHSLINSSDIASIQGQETAQFYQTMEALLQSPNTVLFPTGLSFNPATAGDTLLPFWLNRAFDHYIMEDADLETELVAAEQFTKDFQTCAAAIAPYDAATDDYGQYFEAFANCAVQVDPSTASYFGS, from the coding sequence ATGCGCGTGCTCAAATACCTTGCGGCGGCAGCGCTGCTGCTGTCGGTCCTGGTCGCGGCGGTGGGTCCGCTGCAGGCCCAGGGCGAAGACATCGTGTTGCAGCTGGCCATACCCGGTTACATGGAAGATATGTTCAACGCCGGGGTGCTAGATCAGTTCGAGAAGGATCACCCCGGCATCCGCGTCGAGCTAGTTTCCAGCGGCGGCCAGGTGATGACGATCAGCTTCGGCAGCAGCGCCGGACGCGGCGACATCGAGGACGTGCTCGATGCGCGTGAAGCTTACGCGCAGTCGGCGGACGTGCTGGCAGTCGGCTCAGCGGACCTCACGCCCGAAGTAACCCGTGCGGGCTACTTCCTCGACCTCGCGCCGCTGATCAACAGCGACCCCAACCTGAACAGCGCCGACTTCTACACTGCGGTGTGGCAGTCGTTCCAGTGGGACGGCGGCGCGTGGGCGCTGCCTGTCTCAGCGGATCCCATCCTCCTGTTCTATGATCCCGCCGCTTTCGACGCCGCGGGACTGCCCTATCCGAATACGTGGCAGAGCTTCGAGGATGTTGAGCACGCGATCCGCACCCTGACGCAGCTCAAGCCGGACGGCACGGTCGAATCGCTCGGCTTTAGGGACGAGCAGGGTGCTCTCAACCTGCTGCTGCGCTCGCTTCTGGACCAGGGCGTGTACGACGAGAGCGTATCGCCGAGCGTGCCCCGCTTCGATTTGCCCGCGCTGCAAGACGTGCTCACTGGCTGGGCGCAGATGCAGGCCGACGGGCTGTTCAACCCGCCGCGCACGGACGGTGATCTGTCGCCAACCCTGTTCGACGCGCCGCTGACGCTCTCGCGCAGCGCCTTCGGCTTCGACGTGCCCGACGCAGCACCCAAACTGCCCGCGCTGCTGCCGGGCGGATACGCCGGCCTCGACGTCAACGGCTTCGCGGTCAGCAGCGGCACGCAGCACCCCGAAGCGGCCTACGAGCTGGCCAAGTACCTGACCACCAGCGCCCAGGTGGCGACGAGCTTCATCGGCGGCACACCCGCCCGGCGCGACGTGATGGCCGAGACGGTGAACAACGGTCCGCTGGTAGGCCGCGATGCCGAAGCCTCGCCGGAGCTGGCCGCACTGATCCCCACCGCGCTCGACCAGGCGTTTCCGGTGGGCGAGACGCGTTTCACCGAGTACCTGCCGCAGGCAATCGACGCGATGGTCAATGATGGCCTCGATGCCTCCCAGGCGCTGCAGCAGGTCGAGGACACGGCATTGGCGCGTCTGAGCGCCGCCTCGGCGCGCCGCGACGCCGGACCGATCGCGGTCGCCACGCCCGTCCCCACCGTCGAACTGGCCCCCGGCGAGATCGCGCTCAAGGTCGGCGTTTCGTCGTTCATGTCGCCGCTGCCCAACCAGGATCGCTGGGACGCGTTCGTGGACGACTTCGTCGCGCGCGACCCAGAGGTCGGCGACGTACAACTTGAATCGGGCCGGGTAGGATCGCTGGCGGACATGGCGCAGCGATATGACTGCTTCTACGCGTCCGGCAACGTCGTGCCCACCGCCGATCTCAGCCTGTTGCGCAGCCTCGACCCGCTGCTGAGCGCCGATCCAACCTTCGACCCCGGCGGCATGGTGAACGGCGTCATGCAGCAGGTGCAGCGCGACGGCCAGACCTGGGGACTGCCGGTCACCATCCAGCCGCTGGCGATGCGCTACAACTCCGATGTATTCGCTCAGGCGGGCGCGCTCACGCCCGTGGACGGCTGGACGGCGGAGGAGTTCGAGTATGCACTGGAGGTGCTCAAGACGATCACCGGCGACGCCGAGCCGTTCGTGCCGCGTTCATCGGGCAACACCTACCTGTTGATGCTGATCGCGGCCTACGGCGGGCTGCCGCTGGACTACAGCACGACGCCACCCACGATCAACTTCACCGATCCGGCCACCGTCGAGGCCATCCGGCGCGTGCTCGACCTTGCCCGTGACGGCTACATCGACTACTCCGAGTTGGCAAGCACGGGTAACGCCGTCACGATCTCGGTGGTCGAGGGCGGTGCAACCCCGCTCTACACCGAGACGCTGCATGGCATCGGCAGCATCGGCGGCCTGGGCGGTGGTGGTATGGTGGCGATCGCCAGCAGCGCCGGCAGCGGCGACGAGGCCGGAGCGCCCGCGCAGCCCCAGACCGTCGATCCGCTCGTCACGTTCCCGCACGGCTCGGTCTACACGCCGATGTCCTACGACATCAGCGCGGCCTACATCAGCGCCAACACGGCCTCCGTCGAGGCGTGCTACCGTTTCATCAGCGAGCTGTCACGTCGCCCGGACCTGCTCACCGAGATGCCCGCCCGCCACTCGCTCATCAACAGTTCCGACATCGCCAGCATCCAGGGGCAAGAAACCGCCCAGTTCTATCAGACGATGGAAGCGCTGTTGCAAAGCCCGAACACGGTCCTCTTCCCCACCGGCCTCAGCTTCAATCCTGCCACGGCGGGCGACACCCTGCTCCCCTTCTGGCTCAACCGCGCCTTTGACCACTACATCATGGAGGACGCCGACCTGGAAACGGAGCTGGTGGCAGCCGAACAGTTCACCAAAGACTTCCAGACCTGCGCCGCCGCGATCGCACCCTACGATGCGGCCACAGATGACTATGGGCAGTATTTCGAGGCGTTTGCGAACTGCGCCGTACAGGTCGATCCCTCGACCGCGTCGTACTTCGGCAGCTGA
- a CDS encoding L-fucose/L-arabinose isomerase family protein, producing the protein MKNGKMCLAVIVGNRDFFPDRLVTEGRQDILALFAEMDIEPVILDENATKLGAVETWEHAKECAALFRQHREEIDGVLVTLPNFGDERGVADTIKLSGLDVPILVQAYPDDLGQFTVERRRDAYCGKISVCNNLVQYGYPFSLTERHTIHPASDSFRRDLEKFIAVCRVVNGLRKARLGAIGARPGNFNTTRFSEKLLQASGISVTTIDLSEVFGWAGKLASDDARVQERLDAIRAYVPTGGVPSDSVVRQAKLAVVIGDWMAANDLDATAIQCWTSIQQNYGVNVCTVMSMMSEGLMPSACEVDITGTVSMYALQLASGQPSALVDWNNNYADDPDKCVLFHCGNWAKSFFGDVQMANAEILATTLGTENTYGTVAGRTPSGPFSYARLTTDDTHGRIRTYVGDGQYVDDPLDTFGSRAVVEVPGLQKLMQYVCRNGFEHHAAMNASHSADVLAEAFETYFGWDVYRHEG; encoded by the coding sequence ATGAAGAACGGCAAAATGTGTTTGGCTGTGATCGTCGGCAACCGCGACTTCTTCCCGGATCGTCTGGTGACGGAAGGGCGGCAGGACATCCTCGCCCTGTTCGCGGAGATGGACATCGAGCCGGTGATCCTGGACGAAAACGCGACCAAGCTGGGCGCGGTCGAGACGTGGGAGCACGCCAAGGAATGCGCGGCGCTGTTCCGCCAGCACCGCGAGGAGATCGACGGCGTGCTGGTGACGCTGCCGAACTTCGGTGACGAGCGCGGCGTGGCGGACACAATCAAGCTGTCCGGTCTGGACGTGCCGATCCTGGTGCAGGCGTACCCGGATGACCTCGGCCAGTTCACCGTGGAGCGCCGCCGTGATGCGTATTGTGGCAAAATCTCGGTCTGCAACAACCTCGTGCAGTACGGCTACCCCTTCAGCCTGACCGAGCGCCACACAATTCACCCGGCCAGCGACTCGTTCCGCCGCGATCTGGAAAAGTTCATCGCGGTCTGCCGCGTGGTCAACGGCCTGCGAAAGGCGCGCCTGGGCGCGATCGGTGCCCGGCCCGGCAACTTCAACACGACGCGCTTCAGTGAAAAGCTGCTCCAGGCGTCTGGCATCAGCGTCACGACGATCGACCTGTCCGAGGTGTTCGGCTGGGCGGGTAAGCTCGCGAGTGACGATGCGCGCGTGCAGGAACGGCTGGACGCGATCCGCGCTTACGTGCCCACGGGCGGCGTCCCGTCGGACTCGGTCGTACGGCAGGCCAAGCTGGCCGTGGTCATCGGTGATTGGATGGCCGCCAACGACCTGGACGCCACCGCGATCCAGTGCTGGACGTCCATTCAGCAGAATTACGGCGTGAACGTCTGCACGGTGATGAGCATGATGAGCGAGGGCCTGATGCCCAGTGCCTGCGAGGTGGACATCACCGGCACAGTGTCGATGTACGCGCTCCAGCTTGCGTCCGGCCAGCCAAGCGCGCTGGTGGACTGGAACAACAACTACGCCGACGATCCCGACAAGTGCGTGCTGTTCCACTGTGGCAACTGGGCCAAGAGCTTCTTCGGCGACGTGCAGATGGCAAACGCCGAGATCCTGGCGACGACGCTCGGCACGGAGAACACGTACGGCACGGTCGCCGGGCGCACGCCGTCCGGCCCGTTCAGCTACGCGCGCCTGACCACCGACGACACGCACGGGCGCATCCGCACCTACGTGGGCGACGGGCAGTACGTGGACGATCCGCTGGACACGTTCGGCAGCCGCGCGGTGGTCGAAGTGCCCGGCCTGCAAAAACTGATGCAGTATGTGTGCCGCAACGGCTTCGAGCACCACGCCGCGATGAACGCGTCGCACTCGGCGGATGTACTGGCCGAGGCGTTCGAGACGTATTTTGGCTGGGACGTGTACCGCCACGAAGGCTAA
- a CDS encoding FGGY-family carbohydrate kinase: MLLIGLDIGTTGCKAALFDADGTLIASASREYRVEIPHPSWAEQDAEGVWTLAQESLREVLVKAGTANVAAIGLSVQGEAVIPVDANGRALRPAILGMDTRTDAQNAWLRERFGAEWLFEHTGMPVHTINTLPKLLWLKEHESEIWRDAAHFLLYEDFLISKMTGQRAISHCLASRTQLADIRTGDWSASVLEALGLDPARLSPVRPSGSAVAPMMDALAEVLGFAAPPLIVTGGHDQACGALGVGLTRPGLAMVSTGTAEVVEVALAEPTLNAALYEGNISVYRHVVPDLYVAMTLNHSGGLLLRWFRDVFCNEEIDRARTDGADAYDLILADASFDPSSLLVLPHFAGSGTPTFDTASKGAILGLTFATTKTEVAKALLEGLTYELRVNLDLLRDGGVPIEELRAIGGGARSALWVQLKADITGIPVSVPRVTDAACWGAALLAGVGAGCFADVRAAADASVKLDRHVAPDADRHAQYTDRYALYRQVYPAVKAISHALH, encoded by the coding sequence GTGTTGCTCATCGGGCTTGATATCGGTACGACCGGCTGCAAAGCGGCCCTCTTCGATGCGGACGGGACGCTGATCGCCAGCGCCAGCCGCGAATACCGGGTGGAGATCCCGCATCCGTCGTGGGCGGAGCAGGACGCGGAAGGCGTGTGGACGCTGGCTCAGGAGTCGCTGCGCGAGGTGCTCGTCAAGGCGGGTACGGCGAACGTCGCGGCGATCGGTCTCTCCGTGCAGGGCGAAGCGGTGATCCCGGTCGATGCGAACGGGCGCGCGCTGCGTCCGGCGATTCTGGGCATGGATACCCGCACGGATGCGCAAAACGCGTGGCTGCGCGAGCGGTTCGGTGCGGAGTGGCTGTTCGAGCATACGGGCATGCCGGTGCACACGATCAACACGCTGCCCAAGCTGCTGTGGCTGAAAGAACACGAGTCGGAGATCTGGCGCGACGCGGCGCACTTCCTGCTCTACGAAGATTTCCTGATCTCAAAAATGACCGGGCAGCGCGCCATCAGCCACTGTCTCGCGTCCCGCACGCAGCTCGCGGATATCCGCACAGGCGACTGGTCCGCGTCGGTGCTTGAAGCGCTGGGCCTGGATCCGGCCCGCCTATCCCCGGTGCGCCCGTCCGGATCGGCTGTCGCGCCGATGATGGACGCGCTGGCAGAGGTGTTGGGCTTCGCCGCGCCGCCGCTGATCGTCACGGGCGGGCACGATCAGGCCTGCGGCGCGTTGGGCGTCGGCCTGACGCGGCCCGGGCTGGCGATGGTCTCCACCGGCACGGCGGAAGTAGTCGAGGTGGCGCTGGCCGAGCCAACTTTGAACGCTGCGCTGTACGAGGGCAACATCTCGGTTTACAGGCACGTCGTGCCCGACCTCTACGTGGCGATGACACTCAACCACAGCGGCGGGCTGCTGCTGCGCTGGTTCCGGGATGTGTTCTGCAACGAGGAGATCGACCGGGCGCGCACCGATGGTGCGGACGCTTACGACCTGATCCTGGCTGACGCGTCGTTCGATCCGTCCTCGCTGCTGGTGCTGCCGCACTTCGCGGGCAGCGGCACGCCCACCTTCGACACGGCCTCAAAGGGCGCGATCCTGGGTCTGACCTTCGCCACGACCAAGACCGAGGTCGCGAAGGCGCTTCTGGAAGGGCTGACTTACGAGCTGCGCGTCAATCTTGATCTGCTGCGTGACGGCGGCGTGCCCATCGAGGAGCTGCGCGCGATCGGCGGCGGGGCGCGGTCGGCGCTGTGGGTGCAGCTTAAGGCGGATATCACTGGCATCCCCGTCAGCGTCCCGCGCGTGACCGACGCGGCGTGCTGGGGTGCGGCACTGCTGGCCGGGGTAGGCGCGGGCTGCTTCGCGGATGTGCGTGCAGCGGCAGATGCGTCCGTGAAGCTGGATCGCCACGTCGCGCCCGACGCGGATCGCCACGCGCAGTATACGGATCGCTACGCGCTCTATCGCCAGGTGTACCCGGCGGTGAAGGCGATTAGCCACGCGCTGCACTAG
- a CDS encoding ABC transporter permease has protein sequence MKASSRERLTLLLLQNTTPILFVAIFLFFGVQSSQFLQPQNIENIVKQASFIGMAAVGMTFVLLTAGIDLSVGSIMYLAPLVAGQAIRHQGIGVFPALLLAMVVGMLFGAVNGFAIVKLRIAPFIATLATMVGGRGLGTAITKSRSLDFPQPVLDFGRSEVLGIPLPIVAFALVVVIGHIVLTRTTFGRQVYAVGNDVEAARKAGIKTDRVMGGVYVISGLCAALSGFILVSQIGRLDAPFGKGDEFDAIAAAVLGGASLFGGVGNAFGAVIGAVLVQMVQNGLVFTNVNLYLQPMIQATVIFLAVFFDSLRGMRLARLRRRYIRIPTDRVTQPPRVETTRHGIVSSSGD, from the coding sequence ATGAAAGCCTCTAGCCGCGAGCGCCTGACGCTCTTACTGCTGCAAAATACGACGCCAATTCTGTTTGTGGCGATCTTCCTGTTCTTTGGCGTGCAGTCATCGCAGTTTTTGCAGCCGCAGAACATTGAGAACATTGTCAAGCAGGCCTCGTTCATTGGCATGGCTGCGGTGGGCATGACGTTTGTGCTGCTCACCGCCGGAATCGACCTGTCAGTCGGCTCGATCATGTACCTCGCGCCGCTGGTGGCGGGGCAGGCGATCCGGCACCAGGGCATCGGCGTATTCCCGGCACTGCTGCTGGCGATGGTGGTCGGTATGCTGTTCGGCGCGGTCAACGGCTTCGCCATCGTCAAGCTGCGTATCGCCCCGTTCATCGCCACGCTGGCGACGATGGTCGGCGGGCGCGGCCTGGGCACGGCCATCACCAAGTCCCGGTCGCTGGACTTCCCGCAGCCAGTGCTCGACTTTGGCCGCAGCGAGGTGCTGGGCATTCCGCTGCCGATCGTCGCGTTCGCGCTGGTGGTCGTCATCGGGCACATCGTGCTGACCCGCACGACGTTTGGCCGTCAGGTCTACGCGGTGGGCAATGACGTGGAAGCCGCCAGGAAGGCGGGCATCAAGACCGACCGCGTGATGGGCGGCGTGTACGTGATCAGTGGGCTGTGCGCGGCGCTGTCCGGCTTCATCCTGGTCAGCCAGATTGGGCGGCTGGATGCGCCCTTCGGCAAGGGTGATGAGTTCGACGCCATCGCGGCAGCGGTGCTGGGCGGCGCGAGCCTGTTCGGCGGTGTCGGCAACGCGTTCGGCGCGGTCATCGGCGCGGTGCTGGTGCAGATGGTGCAGAACGGCCTCGTCTTCACTAACGTCAACCTTTATCTCCAGCCGATGATCCAGGCGACGGTGATCTTCCTGGCGGTCTTCTTCGACAGCCTGCGCGGCATGCGTCTCGCCAGGCTGCGTCGTCGCTACATCCGTATTCCCACCGACCGCGTCACGCAGCCGCCGCGCGTAGAGACGACACGGCACGGGATCGTCAGCAGTTCGGGAGACTGA